The following proteins are co-located in the uncultured Draconibacterium sp. genome:
- the murB gene encoding UDP-N-acetylmuramate dehydrogenase, with amino-acid sequence MIRFFENYSLKSHNTFRVDAKAKYFFEFTEAEDLDEFLSSNESWKEERLIVLGEGSNVLFLDDFDGLVIHPKVPGITSVYEDRHNEWLEVGAGEVWDEFVQHAVTYQLGGAENLSLIPGMVGAAPVQNIGAYGQEVCTLIEKVKGYDLEKRCLDEYSGNACNFEYRNSIFKNYLKNKFIITSVIFKLDKFPEFNLKYGQLEEKVKEKGAINLHTVRQSVIEIRNSKLPDVKELGSAGSFFKNPIVDDSVTKKLRSQFVGIPVYPGADGKSKLAAGWLIEQCGWKGKREGDVGVHDQQALVIVNYGNASGQEIYDFSEKIKRSVFEKFGVELEREVNCI; translated from the coding sequence ATGATTCGCTTTTTTGAAAATTATTCCTTAAAATCCCACAATACCTTTAGAGTTGACGCCAAAGCCAAATACTTTTTTGAATTTACAGAAGCTGAAGATTTAGATGAATTTTTAAGCTCGAACGAGAGTTGGAAGGAAGAACGTTTAATTGTGCTGGGAGAGGGGAGTAATGTACTTTTCCTCGATGATTTTGACGGGCTGGTAATTCATCCGAAAGTTCCCGGAATTACCTCGGTTTACGAAGACCGACATAATGAATGGCTGGAAGTTGGTGCTGGTGAAGTTTGGGACGAATTTGTGCAACATGCAGTAACTTATCAGTTGGGCGGAGCCGAGAATTTATCGCTTATTCCGGGTATGGTTGGTGCGGCACCGGTTCAGAATATTGGTGCATACGGACAAGAGGTTTGCACACTGATTGAAAAGGTAAAAGGCTACGATCTGGAAAAACGCTGCCTGGATGAATACTCAGGCAACGCCTGTAATTTTGAATACCGAAACAGCATTTTTAAAAACTACCTTAAAAATAAGTTTATCATTACTTCGGTAATTTTTAAGCTCGATAAATTTCCTGAATTTAATTTGAAATACGGGCAGCTTGAAGAAAAGGTAAAAGAAAAAGGAGCGATTAATTTACATACGGTTCGCCAGTCAGTAATCGAAATTCGAAACTCAAAATTACCCGACGTAAAAGAATTGGGCAGCGCCGGCAGTTTCTTTAAAAATCCGATAGTTGACGATAGTGTTACAAAGAAGCTGCGGTCTCAATTTGTTGGTATTCCGGTTTATCCCGGAGCAGACGGGAAATCAAAACTGGCAGCGGGTTGGTTAATTGAGCAGTGTGGCTGGAAGGGAAAACGCGAAGGCGATGTTGGCGTGCACGATCAGCAGGCATTGGTGATTGTTAACTATGGAAATGCAAGCGGACAGGAGATTTATGATTTTTCTGAAAAAATAAAACGGTCGGTTTTCGAAAAATTTGGCGTCGAATTGGAACGCGAAGTAAACTGTATTTAA
- the mltG gene encoding endolytic transglycosylase MltG, translating to MAIEPKSRTMTFPRIGKFIIIFFAAAFIIVGVRAYQLYQYVFQPNVLSDYVMLIKDDDTFKTVSNRLETDMVLTSMKAFKWVSKKKKFADNMRPGRYELKKGMSTNELVNMLRSGAQQPVNITFNNVRFKEELAGKVSKYIKADSLSILNLFSDEEQIKEWGFTTETFRAMFIPNTYEMYWTTSALDFAERMHTEFQKFWNEERIAKAELLNISPAEVSIIASIVQSETIKKDELPRVAGLYINRLKKGIPLQADPTVKYAVGDFSIKRVLNKHLEIESPYNTYKYAGLPPGPICFPTIQAIDAVLNYENHQYVYMCAKEDFSGYHNFAKTLRQHNKNAEIYREALNDRKIFK from the coding sequence ATGGCAATTGAACCGAAAAGCAGAACGATGACTTTTCCCCGCATTGGGAAATTTATTATTATATTTTTTGCTGCAGCATTTATTATTGTCGGTGTTCGGGCATATCAACTCTATCAATATGTTTTTCAACCCAATGTTTTAAGCGATTATGTAATGCTTATAAAAGACGACGACACCTTTAAAACGGTAAGTAATCGTTTGGAAACCGATATGGTTTTAACAAGTATGAAGGCATTTAAATGGGTTTCGAAAAAGAAAAAATTTGCCGACAACATGCGCCCCGGCCGTTACGAACTCAAAAAAGGTATGTCGACCAACGAACTGGTTAATATGCTCAGAAGCGGAGCCCAGCAACCGGTTAACATTACTTTTAATAATGTTCGTTTTAAAGAAGAACTTGCCGGAAAAGTAAGTAAGTACATAAAAGCCGATTCGTTGTCGATTTTAAATTTGTTTTCGGATGAAGAGCAAATTAAAGAATGGGGATTTACCACCGAAACGTTTCGTGCCATGTTTATACCGAATACCTACGAAATGTACTGGACAACTTCGGCACTGGATTTTGCCGAACGTATGCACACCGAATTTCAGAAATTTTGGAACGAAGAGCGAATTGCCAAAGCTGAACTTTTGAATATTTCGCCGGCTGAAGTTTCAATTATTGCCTCCATTGTACAATCGGAAACAATAAAAAAAGACGAACTACCACGTGTGGCCGGTTTGTATATTAACCGATTAAAAAAAGGCATTCCCTTGCAAGCCGACCCAACCGTAAAATATGCTGTTGGCGATTTTTCCATAAAAAGGGTACTAAACAAACATCTTGAAATTGAGTCGCCGTATAACACGTACAAATATGCAGGACTTCCACCCGGCCCTATCTGTTTTCCGACGATACAGGCAATTGATGCAGTTTTGAATTACGAAAATCACCAGTACGTTTACATGTGTGCAAAAGAAGATTTTTCGGGCTATCATAATTTTGCTAAAACTTTGCGCCAGCACAATAAAAACGCCGAGATTTACAGAGAAGCTTTAAACGACCGAAAGATTTTCAAATAG
- a CDS encoding FprA family A-type flavoprotein, producing MLQVNLAEDIYYLGFNDRRTHLFENIWPIPHGVSYNSYLLVDEKIALVDTVERAFIDDYLDAIEEIIGEREVDYLIINHMEPDHSGALKAIVHRYPNITLVGNKKTFGFVESYYMKPENILMVHDDHVLDLGKHKLQFQMIPMVHWPETMVTYEENHGILFSGDAFGSYGTMDGGIFDDEINLDFYEVEVMRYFTNIVGKYCPHTQRAIKKLAGLDIKMIAATHGPIWRSDLNWILKRYNKWSSYDLDRGVVIVYGSMYGNTKKMAEVIARQISVRGIKNIRVYDASKTHSSYIINDIFKYKGFIVGSAAYNNAMFPAVETLLTTVEHMAPKNHYLGIFGNYSWNGGGVKNLQTFAEKIKWDMVYEPIEEKGNMKVATQEELINLANAMADRLLEMPPAEKL from the coding sequence ATGCTGCAAGTCAATCTAGCCGAAGACATTTATTATTTGGGTTTTAACGACCGTCGTACACATTTATTTGAAAATATTTGGCCCATTCCACATGGGGTTTCATATAACAGTTATTTATTGGTTGATGAAAAAATTGCGTTGGTTGATACTGTAGAACGCGCATTTATCGATGATTATTTAGACGCAATTGAAGAAATTATTGGAGAACGCGAAGTTGATTATCTGATTATTAACCACATGGAGCCGGACCATTCGGGAGCTTTAAAAGCAATTGTACACCGTTATCCGAATATTACGCTGGTAGGAAACAAAAAAACTTTTGGTTTTGTGGAAAGCTATTACATGAAACCGGAAAATATTTTGATGGTACACGACGATCATGTACTCGATTTGGGGAAACATAAATTGCAATTTCAAATGATTCCGATGGTACACTGGCCCGAAACAATGGTGACCTACGAAGAGAATCATGGTATTTTGTTCTCGGGTGATGCCTTTGGTAGTTATGGTACAATGGACGGTGGTATTTTCGACGATGAAATCAACCTTGATTTTTACGAAGTGGAAGTAATGCGTTATTTCACAAACATTGTTGGAAAATATTGTCCGCACACTCAGCGTGCCATTAAAAAACTGGCCGGACTTGATATTAAAATGATTGCTGCCACGCATGGTCCGATTTGGCGCAGCGATTTAAACTGGATATTAAAACGATACAACAAATGGAGTTCATACGACCTTGATCGTGGAGTTGTGATTGTGTATGGTTCGATGTACGGAAATACCAAAAAAATGGCCGAAGTTATTGCGCGTCAGATTTCGGTTCGTGGTATCAAAAATATAAGGGTGTACGATGCTTCAAAAACGCACTCGTCGTATATTATAAACGATATTTTTAAGTACAAAGGTTTTATTGTGGGAAGTGCCGCATACAACAATGCAATGTTCCCGGCTGTTGAAACACTGCTTACTACCGTTGAACACATGGCACCTAAAAACCATTATTTAGGAATATTTGGAAACTATTCGTGGAATGGTGGCGGTGTTAAAAATCTACAAACCTTTGCCGAAAAAATTAAATGGGACATGGTTTACGAACCCATTGAAGAAAAAGGAAACATGAAAGTGGCCACACAGGAAGAGTTAATTAACCTGGCAAATGCCATGGCTGATAGATTGCTTGAAATGCCACCTGCTGAAAAGTTATAA
- a CDS encoding sigma-70 family RNA polymerase sigma factor, whose translation MPHLKTKDATNKALFDSLYKNYYAMVLQMCLGYVKGNQEEAKDLTQEIFINTWNALEKFKGASSYKTWIYRITVNTCLKYIRDTKSKTAATLEVSELKSSQEPEIATNDYSSLYLAIGQLCEIDRLIIMLVLEEADYDDISEVMGISAVNLRVKIHRIKKNLKKQLKNDF comes from the coding sequence ATGCCACATTTAAAAACAAAAGACGCAACCAATAAAGCCTTATTTGATTCGCTTTACAAAAACTATTACGCAATGGTTTTGCAAATGTGTTTGGGTTATGTAAAAGGAAACCAGGAAGAGGCAAAAGATCTCACACAGGAGATTTTTATAAATACGTGGAATGCGCTTGAAAAATTCAAAGGTGCTTCGAGCTACAAAACCTGGATATACCGAATTACGGTAAACACCTGTTTAAAATACATTCGCGACACAAAAAGTAAAACAGCTGCTACACTTGAGGTATCCGAATTAAAAAGCAGCCAGGAACCGGAAATAGCGACAAATGATTATTCATCGCTCTACCTGGCAATTGGACAGCTTTGCGAAATTGACAGACTAATAATTATGCTGGTACTTGAAGAAGCCGATTACGATGACATTTCAGAAGTAATGGGAATCAGCGCTGTTAATTTGCGGGTGAAAATTCACAGAATCAAAAAAAATCTAAAAAAACAATTGAAAAATGACTTCTGA
- a CDS encoding SGNH/GDSL hydrolase family protein, producing MNLNRRNFLMKSGVGAAALATIPAIVSASISTSAKSNKLVLNSKDIVLFQGDSITDAGRDKEKQFANNQWSFGMGYALLAASKMLHVLAEKELTIYNRGISGNKVYQLADRWDKDCIDLKPNVLSILIGVNDYWHKRNGNYDGTVEIYENDYRALLKRTQKAFPGIQLVLCEPFYVLETTAVDETWVEPMKKYQAAAKRISDEFNTIWVPFQKVFDEAIKHAPGKYWTGDGVHPSMAGAQLMAEAWLKAVGIE from the coding sequence ATGAACCTAAATCGTAGAAATTTCCTCATGAAGTCAGGAGTGGGAGCTGCTGCTTTGGCAACTATTCCTGCTATCGTTTCAGCAAGTATAAGTACTTCCGCTAAGTCAAATAAATTAGTTTTAAACTCAAAAGATATTGTTCTCTTTCAAGGCGATTCGATAACAGATGCCGGACGCGACAAGGAGAAACAATTTGCTAATAACCAGTGGTCTTTTGGCATGGGATATGCTTTGCTGGCTGCTTCGAAGATGTTACATGTTTTGGCCGAAAAAGAGCTGACTATTTATAATAGGGGAATTAGTGGAAACAAGGTGTATCAGTTGGCAGATCGCTGGGATAAAGATTGTATTGACTTAAAACCAAATGTATTAAGTATTCTGATTGGTGTTAACGATTACTGGCACAAAAGAAACGGCAATTACGATGGTACAGTTGAAATCTATGAAAACGACTATCGTGCATTGCTAAAACGAACTCAAAAAGCATTTCCGGGGATTCAATTGGTACTTTGCGAGCCGTTTTATGTGTTGGAAACCACTGCTGTTGATGAAACCTGGGTAGAACCAATGAAAAAATACCAGGCTGCAGCCAAGCGTATTTCCGATGAGTTTAACACCATTTGGGTACCATTCCAAAAAGTATTCGACGAAGCCATTAAACATGCGCCCGGAAAATACTGGACCGGCGACGGAGTTCACCCTTCAATGGCAGGAGCTCAACTAATGGCCGAAGCCTGGTTAAAAGCTGTTGGTATTGAGTAG
- a CDS encoding cation-transporting P-type ATPase has translation MNNNNWHNKHVNEVTGIYNVDLDIGLSKEQVQSGADRFGKNIISTQGGETWYSQLLKQFNQPLVYILLVASVAVGFMGEWVEFFAILGVVIINAVIGFVQELKAHKAIKALSSVSGQNATVIRDGVRQQINADDLVPGDVVALQSGDKVPADLRLVQVKDLQVDEATLTGESVPVCKQSNTLEADLVLGDRSNMAYSSGLVTYGTAKGIVVETGDRTEIGKINEMISSADILETPLTRKITRFSHFLLWIILGLAGVTMLAGLLRGLPLNVVFMEAVALAVGAIPEGLPAVVTITLAIGVARMAQRRAIIRKLPAVETLGSTTIICSDKTGTLTQNQMTVQKVFIGESVVSVSGSGYCPIGKFTTNGSEIHKSELPLLDELLISGVLCNDSNLIKSEKIWNIEGDPTEGALLTSGTKLGFEQSHLNDVFPRIDTIPFESEYKYMATLHKADGKNIAYVKGAVESLVPASSVALNEKGELVPIKREMIMKMVEDLASQGLRVLAFARKEFASTQNCISHKDVDENLLFLGLQAMIDPPREEAITAVAASQNAGITVKMITGDHVGTATAIAKKLGIVKDEDCRNETVGITGVELSKMNDAELKDAAIKFNVFARVSPSQKLDLVRFLQAEGNTVAMTGDGVNDAPALRQADIGIAMGISGTDVTKETADMVLTDDNFASIEAAVEEGRGVYDNLIKFITWTLPTNMTEGGVILIASILGIALPLMPLQLLWINMSTSVLLGATLAFEKKEPGIMSRPPVPSGNAILSRGGIRKIIVMSILLIAAVFGVFTLIMNSGRGIDVARTGAVNMIVFGEIFYLLALRSLRHSAFKIGFFSNMYLIGGVVIMALLQLGITYWGAMNTVFQTSPLNLSEWGMILGVGALLYGTIELFKKVTQNQTKGQAF, from the coding sequence ATGAATAACAACAACTGGCACAACAAACATGTAAATGAAGTTACTGGCATTTATAATGTCGATCTTGATATCGGGCTTAGTAAAGAGCAAGTGCAGTCTGGTGCTGATCGGTTTGGGAAAAATATAATAAGTACGCAAGGTGGTGAAACCTGGTATTCGCAACTATTAAAACAATTTAACCAACCCCTGGTATACATTCTTCTTGTGGCTTCGGTTGCAGTAGGTTTTATGGGAGAGTGGGTTGAGTTTTTTGCCATTTTGGGTGTGGTAATCATAAACGCAGTAATTGGATTTGTACAGGAACTAAAGGCGCACAAAGCGATTAAAGCTTTATCTTCTGTTTCCGGGCAGAATGCAACCGTAATCCGGGATGGTGTTCGTCAACAAATCAATGCAGATGATTTGGTCCCGGGCGATGTGGTGGCATTACAGAGTGGAGATAAAGTGCCCGCCGACCTGCGTTTGGTGCAGGTTAAGGATTTGCAGGTTGATGAAGCTACACTAACGGGAGAGTCGGTGCCGGTGTGTAAACAAAGCAATACGCTGGAGGCTGATCTTGTATTGGGCGACAGAAGTAATATGGCATATTCATCGGGTTTGGTAACCTATGGTACTGCCAAAGGAATTGTGGTAGAAACCGGAGATCGGACAGAGATTGGAAAAATCAATGAAATGATTTCGTCTGCCGATATTCTTGAAACGCCTTTAACCCGGAAAATCACCAGGTTTAGTCATTTTTTATTGTGGATAATATTAGGATTAGCCGGTGTAACAATGTTGGCTGGTTTGTTGCGTGGCTTACCGTTGAATGTTGTATTTATGGAGGCGGTGGCACTTGCAGTTGGCGCCATCCCGGAAGGTTTACCCGCAGTTGTAACAATTACTTTGGCCATTGGTGTTGCCCGAATGGCACAGCGGCGGGCAATTATTCGAAAACTACCTGCCGTTGAAACACTGGGAAGTACAACTATTATTTGTTCCGATAAAACAGGTACGCTTACCCAAAATCAAATGACTGTGCAGAAAGTATTTATTGGAGAATCAGTAGTAAGTGTTTCCGGAAGCGGATATTGTCCCATAGGAAAATTTACCACTAACGGAAGTGAAATTCACAAGTCAGAATTGCCGCTATTGGATGAACTCTTGATTTCAGGGGTGCTTTGTAACGACTCGAATCTCATTAAAAGCGAAAAAATATGGAACATTGAAGGAGACCCGACAGAAGGAGCACTGCTTACTTCAGGCACAAAATTAGGTTTTGAACAGAGTCACTTAAACGATGTGTTTCCGCGCATTGATACGATCCCTTTTGAATCGGAATACAAGTATATGGCTACCCTGCACAAAGCCGATGGAAAAAATATTGCGTACGTAAAAGGGGCGGTTGAAAGTTTGGTGCCAGCTTCGAGTGTGGCCTTGAACGAAAAGGGAGAGCTTGTGCCAATAAAACGCGAGATGATTATGAAGATGGTCGAAGATCTGGCATCGCAAGGTTTGCGTGTACTGGCTTTTGCCCGCAAGGAATTTGCTTCAACTCAAAACTGTATTTCACACAAAGACGTGGATGAGAATCTTCTGTTTTTGGGGCTGCAGGCAATGATAGATCCTCCGCGTGAAGAGGCAATTACTGCTGTCGCGGCCAGTCAGAATGCCGGCATTACAGTTAAAATGATTACCGGTGACCATGTTGGAACTGCAACCGCAATTGCAAAAAAACTTGGAATTGTGAAAGATGAAGATTGCCGGAATGAAACAGTTGGAATAACTGGTGTTGAATTGTCAAAAATGAATGATGCAGAACTGAAAGATGCGGCAATAAAATTCAATGTTTTTGCCCGTGTAAGTCCGTCTCAGAAACTTGATTTGGTCCGATTCCTTCAGGCAGAAGGAAACACGGTGGCAATGACCGGGGATGGTGTGAATGATGCGCCTGCATTACGACAGGCCGACATTGGAATTGCTATGGGAATTAGCGGAACCGATGTTACCAAAGAAACAGCAGATATGGTTTTAACTGACGATAATTTTGCAAGCATTGAAGCAGCTGTGGAAGAGGGGCGGGGTGTTTACGATAACCTTATAAAGTTTATTACCTGGACCTTGCCCACAAATATGACGGAAGGAGGAGTTATTCTCATTGCTTCCATTCTTGGAATTGCATTGCCATTGATGCCCTTGCAGTTGCTCTGGATCAATATGTCAACTTCTGTGTTGCTAGGGGCAACGCTGGCTTTCGAAAAAAAGGAACCTGGTATTATGTCTCGTCCACCAGTTCCATCGGGAAACGCCATTTTGTCGCGCGGTGGAATTCGAAAAATAATTGTTATGAGCATCCTTTTGATTGCTGCGGTTTTCGGTGTCTTTACTTTGATAATGAATTCAGGCAGAGGTATTGATGTGGCACGTACCGGGGCGGTTAATATGATTGTGTTTGGCGAAATATTCTACCTATTGGCACTTCGCTCGCTAAGGCACTCTGCATTTAAAATTGGTTTCTTCTCGAATATGTATCTAATTGGTGGAGTAGTTATTATGGCTTTGTTACAATTGGGAATAACCTACTGGGGGGCAATGAATACCGTGTTTCAAACAAGCCCGTTGAATTTGAGCGAATGGGGAATGATACTGGGAGTTGGAGCATTGCTTTATGGTACAATTGAATTGTTTAAAAAAGTAACACAAAATCAAACCAAGGGCCAGGCATTCTGA
- a CDS encoding universal stress protein: MKVLSKILWAIDVEKDQTSSIEKIKRVNNEFGSEIILMHVLPNDLKKSAFKSKVEKSVRSELQKIKEQLSVNNEFSIHIRVEIGSTVESILRVSREENVNVIFLNKGKKESLGKNAVQVFRRSRKPVTILSEVESGGKNHIVCPVDFSRTSESTLRSAIIHARKNDAKLSVISVYEPVNVTSPRMMRLGLDENKENRYHLRNFEKEFKTFLKDFEFAGLEVTTKILIGVPDQKIIKYCESANILYVGCSGKNRLERMFKGSISEKVIKQIACNIISVKTEEVFKLRIPAGLVDIDKHYKRGMELIKLGYLREAVSQFKAGLQVNNFHLPSMLALSNVFRKLGDKEQSRYYRELFQVIKDKMLTRKIEAEIRRSYRTAL; the protein is encoded by the coding sequence ATGAAAGTATTAAGTAAAATATTATGGGCAATCGATGTTGAGAAAGATCAAACTTCATCCATCGAAAAAATAAAGAGAGTGAACAATGAGTTTGGAAGCGAAATTATTCTCATGCATGTTCTTCCGAACGATTTAAAAAAATCAGCTTTCAAAAGTAAAGTTGAAAAAAGTGTACGTTCAGAATTGCAGAAAATAAAAGAACAGTTATCGGTAAATAACGAATTTTCAATCCATATTCGGGTGGAAATTGGATCAACGGTTGAGTCGATTTTAAGGGTGTCGAGAGAAGAGAACGTAAATGTGATTTTTTTAAACAAAGGAAAAAAGGAATCGTTGGGCAAAAATGCAGTTCAGGTATTTCGCCGCTCAAGAAAACCTGTTACCATCTTGTCAGAGGTAGAGTCGGGCGGAAAAAATCATATTGTTTGTCCGGTTGATTTTTCAAGAACATCTGAGTCGACCTTGCGTTCTGCCATTATTCATGCACGTAAAAACGATGCAAAACTTTCGGTAATTAGTGTGTACGAGCCTGTTAACGTTACATCGCCTCGTATGATGCGCCTCGGATTGGACGAGAACAAAGAAAATCGTTATCATTTGCGCAACTTTGAGAAAGAATTTAAAACGTTTCTGAAGGACTTTGAATTTGCAGGACTGGAAGTAACTACCAAAATTCTGATTGGAGTACCCGATCAGAAAATTATAAAGTATTGCGAAAGTGCAAATATCCTGTATGTTGGTTGTAGCGGGAAAAACCGCCTGGAAAGAATGTTTAAAGGTTCAATTAGCGAAAAAGTTATAAAGCAGATTGCATGTAATATTATATCGGTAAAAACTGAGGAGGTCTTTAAATTGCGAATTCCGGCAGGATTGGTTGATATTGATAAGCATTATAAAAGAGGAATGGAGTTAATTAAACTGGGGTATTTGCGCGAAGCAGTAAGTCAGTTTAAAGCCGGCCTTCAGGTTAATAATTTTCATTTGCCGTCAATGCTGGCACTGTCAAATGTATTCCGGAAATTAGGAGATAAGGAGCAGAGCCGCTACTATCGCGAATTGTTTCAGGTAATTAAAGACAAAATGTTAACGCGTAAAATTGAAGCAGAAATTAGAAGGAGTTACAGAACAGCGTTATAA
- a CDS encoding MATE family efflux transporter, with the protein MNRSILKLAVPNIISNITVPLLGLVDLALMGHLNSEVYIGAIALGGVIFNFIYWSFGFLRMSTSGFTAQAYGEKNQNESISILIRALIVTGIISFFILLFQAPIAWASFKVIGGSTEVETLANEYFRIRVWAAPAALSLFVFSGWFLGMQNARYPMIIAIAVNAVNIILSMFFVFVLKMNSNGVALGTAISQYAGLGIAVVLLFRKYKSLLPKVTKAAIIDLKFMSSFFKVNSDIFIRTLCIILVFTFFTSKSASQNDTILAVNSILLQFLMFFSFFIDGFAFAGEALVGKFIGARQTANLKQVVRLLLYWGAGLAAVFTLLYLGGVNPILKLLTTQQNVIDAAQPFLFWIFLVPVASIGSFIWDGIYIGATISKPMRNSLIISTFLVFAPIYYFLNPVWQNHALWMGMLLFMFSRGLILALLYKRTILKTVIK; encoded by the coding sequence ATGAATCGAAGTATTTTAAAATTAGCTGTCCCTAATATCATTAGTAATATAACAGTTCCGCTCTTGGGGCTGGTTGATTTGGCCTTAATGGGACACCTAAACTCTGAGGTATACATTGGAGCGATTGCTTTGGGTGGCGTAATTTTTAATTTCATCTACTGGAGTTTTGGTTTTTTGCGGATGAGTACTTCCGGATTTACTGCGCAAGCCTATGGCGAAAAAAATCAGAACGAAAGTATCAGCATTTTGATTCGGGCGCTCATTGTAACCGGAATTATTAGCTTTTTTATACTCCTTTTTCAGGCCCCAATTGCGTGGGCGAGTTTTAAAGTAATTGGTGGCAGCACAGAAGTTGAAACACTTGCAAACGAATACTTTCGGATTCGTGTATGGGCTGCTCCTGCTGCACTGAGCCTTTTTGTTTTTAGCGGTTGGTTTTTGGGGATGCAAAATGCCCGTTACCCCATGATTATTGCCATTGCTGTAAATGCAGTAAACATCATTCTCAGCATGTTTTTTGTGTTTGTTCTGAAAATGAATTCAAATGGAGTTGCACTGGGAACGGCCATTTCGCAATATGCCGGACTTGGAATAGCAGTTGTGCTCTTATTTCGCAAATACAAATCACTTTTACCCAAAGTAACAAAAGCTGCAATAATCGATTTAAAATTTATGAGCAGCTTTTTTAAAGTAAATTCCGACATATTTATCCGCACACTTTGTATTATTCTTGTATTCACTTTTTTTACATCCAAATCGGCAAGCCAAAATGATACTATTCTTGCGGTGAATTCAATATTATTGCAATTCCTGATGTTCTTTTCGTTTTTTATCGATGGATTTGCCTTTGCCGGAGAAGCATTGGTTGGTAAATTTATTGGCGCCCGGCAGACTGCAAATCTGAAACAGGTAGTTCGTCTGCTGTTGTATTGGGGAGCGGGTTTGGCAGCAGTTTTTACACTACTTTATCTGGGAGGTGTAAATCCTATTTTAAAACTCTTAACTACTCAACAAAACGTGATTGATGCGGCACAACCCTTTTTGTTTTGGATATTTCTGGTACCCGTTGCCAGCATTGGCTCGTTTATTTGGGATGGAATATACATTGGAGCTACAATATCAAAACCCATGCGTAACAGTTTAATCATTTCAACTTTCCTGGTTTTTGCGCCCATTTATTATTTTTTAAATCCTGTATGGCAAAATCATGCATTATGGATGGGAATGTTATTGTTTATGTTCTCGCGTGGACTTATCCTCGCCCTTTTGTATAAAAGAACAATCTTAAAAACCGTAATTAAATAG
- a CDS encoding superoxide dismutase, translating into MAFELAKLGYDYAVLEPHIDARTMEIHHSKHHAAYTNNLNAAVDGTELAGKSIEDILSGISGQSAAVRNNGGGFYNHNLYWEVIAPGGAPAPEGVLLDAIKDSFETIENFQQVFAKAAVTRFGSGWAWLVLQNNKLVVSSTPNQDNPLMDVAEVQGTPILGIDVWEHAYYLNYQNRRPDYVNAFWNLINWDEVARRFKG; encoded by the coding sequence ATGGCATTTGAATTAGCAAAATTAGGATATGACTATGCGGTATTAGAGCCACATATTGATGCAAGAACAATGGAAATTCATCATTCAAAGCACCACGCAGCTTATACAAATAATCTGAACGCTGCTGTTGATGGAACCGAACTTGCAGGAAAGTCGATTGAAGATATTTTAAGTGGAATATCGGGGCAATCGGCTGCTGTTAGAAATAACGGAGGTGGTTTTTACAACCACAATTTATATTGGGAAGTAATTGCACCCGGTGGTGCTCCTGCTCCCGAAGGAGTTTTATTAGATGCGATAAAAGATTCATTTGAAACTATAGAAAATTTCCAGCAGGTCTTCGCTAAAGCAGCGGTAACGCGCTTTGGTTCGGGTTGGGCATGGTTGGTTCTTCAAAACAATAAGCTGGTGGTTTCGTCAACGCCCAACCAGGATAATCCATTGATGGATGTGGCGGAAGTTCAGGGGACTCCAATTCTTGGAATCGATGTGTGGGAACACGCATATTATTTGAACTATCAAAACAGACGTCCGGATTATGTGAATGCATTCTGGAATCTCATCAACTGGGATGAAGTCGCCAGGCGGTTTAAAGGTTAG